DNA sequence from the Lysinibacillus sp. OF-1 genome:
GTATCTAAAGGTAGTCCAACATTGACCTGATATTTCGTAAAAATAAAATAAAACCGTTTATCCCATTTTAAATGCAGGAGCTCCCCTGCCTCTTCACCATATTTCATAGTAAATTCCTCAATCAAAGGCTCAATCATCTCATAACAATAGTCTTTTAAATGGGCGAGTGCTTCAATATCTTTATCCCTTTGAAAGCGTATAATCCAATCCACTAATTGCTCATTCATGTTTGTACGTCATCCTTTTACATAGAGTTTCTTCCTATTAAATTATACTCCTTTTTTACAGAATCGAAAAATGAACAGTTTTTTCAAATAGATGGTTTTAACTTGTTGTCAAAAGGATAAACATTGGCATTCGCCACTAATCAATAGGTCGATTCCACCGCAGATGATATTGAACATTCCTATTTTTCGTTTCTTTATCCAATACTAATAATCTGTCACCTGCTTGAATAACATAGGTCTCCTCTAATGTACGTATACCAGGTTGTTGTTGGTCAGGATTGATAACACCTATATTTTCTTCCCACAATACTTGATGATTATTCATATCATAAAACAAAACCATATGGTCAGCACTTTCCCGCTGTGTTTGACGATAAGACACGAGAGCTGTTTTTTTTGCGATATCCACATCAATCACTTTAGGTTCTAAATTTTGGTAGGCTTGAATGGCAGGCTCTGTTAGAACAGCCTGACTAAAATCTTGAATTACCTGATAGTCCTCTACAGACTGTGGGTGTGTGGCAAAATATCCAGGCAACCCTGTCTCAATGAAGAAACGAGCTGTTAGGAAATCTTGAGCTTTTGGGTTCTCACTTAAAGTTTCACCATCAAAGTGATAGAATTTGCCATCGACACCCTCCAAATATAAATTATTTTGTAAAATAACCATCTGATGTGCACCATTACTTAATTTATCTATTAATGGCTGATATTGCTGACGAAATTCTTGCTCAGAAAGTATTTCCTTTCCTGTTGCTATATCTAACAGTGACAATTGACCAAACTCATCATCACGATGATGAACAAGAAGACCACCCATAAAATTCCCAATCAATGTATCTTTATGGGAAGCTGATTTTGTCCATTGCTTTTCACCTGTCTCTAAATTCACAGCCACAATGAGATAATGAG
Encoded proteins:
- a CDS encoding PA2928 family protein gives rise to the protein MEQFLQRYTYSWRLNGWLMHDIFLCIVLGLGFLLLLFIVIKRKSLVISSILLVVFIVVSNLVMIVFGLAGRSFPIKSDSPIYTDDSQHIAVQMVQGSENNGTSNGITHLIAHYLIVAVNLETGEKQWTKSASHKDTLIGNFMGGLLVHHRDDEFGQLSLLDIATGKEILSEQEFRQQYQPLIDKLSNGAHQMVILQNNLYLEGVDGKFYHFDGETLSENPKAQDFLTARFFIETGLPGYFATHPQSVEDYQVIQDFSQAVLTEPAIQAYQNLEPKVIDVDIAKKTALVSYRQTQRESADHMVLFYDMNNHQVLWEENIGVINPDQQQPGIRTLEETYVIQAGDRLLVLDKETKNRNVQYHLRWNRPID